A single window of Apium graveolens cultivar Ventura unplaced genomic scaffold, ASM990537v1 ctg7920, whole genome shotgun sequence DNA harbors:
- the LOC141704498 gene encoding phosphate transporter PHO1 homolog 3-like: MKFGKELKSQMVPEWQGAYVDYEFLKNLLKDIHHFRQKTRPPPSNPPGLPRALSHYRTFSGLTSVQRSISLRSFSSRRHDDIESHVILVNNVKRSDGEDGYQTTFLRAEEDGGEYELVYFKRLDDEFNKVNRFYKAKVDEVMKEADELNRQMDALIAFRIKVENPKHAWFETAVDMDHLVSAVASSSAALSASVSSSGRWHSKRMAEHMAKIDEDKSLRGTSTEESPQGDHPQEASHSNRIVPEVTISSSNVTTNTFKITGKPASLEILNRVTINKSTDTPLPTIKGVLNVPIQTDLKFSPENLSKIEDQLRRAFIEFYNKLRLLKSFSFMNILAFSKIMKKYDKITSRNASKSYLRMVDTSYIGSSDEVITKLLDRVEATYIKHFTNGNRKKGLNTLRPKVKRENHKVSASLGFFAGCTVALIFALILTIRTRNIFEKEGRRKYMETMFPLYSFFGYIVLHMLFYAGNIFFWKKYKVNYQFIFGFKAGTELGYREVLLVSFGLSVLALASIHANLDMEMDPKTKDYKQLTELVPLILVIFIFAIMICPFNIVYRSSRYFFLTCVIHVFLAPLYKVILSDFFVADQLTSQVQAFRSIEFYICYYTSGDYKHRENSCNNNDAYSTFSYILAAVPFWWRMLQCVRRFFEEKDAVQGWNSLKYFSIIVSFVTRTAYGRNNSNEWYIIAWITSVVAGIVATYWDIIYDWGLLNRKSTNPWLRDKLLLPYKSVYFAAIALNVLLRFSWIQMVLDLNVSFLHRQSMIAVIAILEIIRRGVWNFFRLENEHLNNIGKYRAFKSVPLPFNYEEDEDDD, encoded by the exons ATGAAGTTCGGAAAAGAGTTGAAGTCACAAATGGTGCCTGAATGGCAAGGTGCATATGTGGATTATGAGTTCCTCAAAAATCTTTTGAAAGACATTCATCATTTCAGACAAAAGACTAGGCCTCCACCTTCGAATCCACCTGGATTACCGCGAGCTCTTTCGCACTACAGAACGTTCAGTGGTCTTACATCTGTACAAAGAAGCATTTCTCTGCGTAGTTTCAGCAGTAGGCGCCACGATGACATTGAAAGCCATGTCATTTTAGTGAACAATGTGAAGAGATCGGATGGAGAAGATGGCTATCAAACCACGTTTCTTAGGGCCGAAGAAGATGGAGGAGAGTATGAGCTTGTCTACTTCAAAAGACTTGATGATGAGTTTAATAAAGTTAATAGGTTTTATAAGGCCAAAGTTGATGAGGTTATGAAGGAGGCTGATGAGTTGAACAGACAAATGGATGCTTTGATTGCCTTTCGGATTAAAGTTGAGAATCCGAAACATGCTTGGTTTGAAACTGCTGTTGATATGGATCATCTTGTTTCCGCTGTTGCATCTTCTTCTGCAGCTTTATCGGCTTCAGTTTCATCGTCCGGGAGGTGGCACAGCA AAAGGATGGCTGAGCACATGGCCAAAATCGACGAAGATAAATCACTAAGAGGAACGAGTACAGAAGAATCCCCGCAAGGTGATCATCCTCAAGAAGCAAGTCATTCAAACCGAATTGTTCCAGAAGTGACAATCAGCAGCAGTAATGTTACTACTAATACATTCAAGATTACTGGTAAACCAGCTTCGCTGGAGATACTTAATCGCGTCACAATCAACAAATCCACTGATACTCCTCTTCCGACAATCAAAGGTGTCCTTAATGTTCCTATTCAGACGGATTTGAAATTCAGTCCCGAAAATCTCAGTAAAATTGAAGATCAACTCAGAAGAGCCTTTATCGAGTTTTACAACAAGCTTAGACTTCTCAAAAGTTTCAG CTTCATGAATATTCTGGCATTTTCCAAGATCATGAAAAAGTATGACAAG ATCACTTCGAGGAATGCTTCCAAGTCGTACCTACGAATGGTTGATACCTCCTACATAGGCAGCTCTGATGAG GTGATTACGAAGCTCCTGGACAGAGTTGAAGCGACCTATATTAAGCATTTTACCAATGGAAATCGAAAGAAAGGGCTTAACACACTGAGACCCAAAGTTAAAAGAGAAAATCATAAAGTATCTGCTTCTTTAG GATTCTTTGCTGGTTGTACAGTAGCTCTCATCTTCGCCCTCATTTTGACTATAAGAACGCGCAACATTTTTGAGAAGGAAGGTCGTAGAAAGTATATGGAAACCATGTTTCCACTATACAG CTTCTTCGGCTACATCGTCTTGCACATGCTGTTCTATGCTGGGAACATATTCTTCTGGAAGAAGTACAAAGTAAATTATCAGTTCATATTCGGGTTCAAGGCTGGAACTGAATTAGGTTATCGAGAAGTGCTGCTAGTGAGTTTCGGTCTTTCTGTACTGGCATTGGCAAGCATTCATGCAAATCTTGATATGGAAATGGATCCTAAAACTAAAGACTACAAACAACTTACTGAGCTTGTTCCTCTTATTTTAGTAATC TTCATATTTGCCATCATGATCTGCCCATTCAACATTGTATATCGCTCCAGCCGCTACTTTTTTCTTACCTGTGTAATCCACGTCTTCCTTGCACCATTATACAAG GTGATTCTTTCGGATTTTTTCGTGGCTGATCAACTTACCAGCCAGGTTCAAGCTTTCAGAAGCATAGAATTCTACATATGTTACTACACTTCCGGTGACTACAAACATAGAGAAAACAGTTGCAATAACAATGATGCTTACAGTACCTTCAGTTACATTCTAGCCGCGGTTCCATTTTGGTGGCGAATGCTTCAG TGTGTGAGGCGGTTCTTTGAAGAAAAAGATGCTGTACAAGGATGGAATTCACTGAAATATTTTTCGATTATCGTATCGTTTGTTACAAGAACAGCATACGGTAGAAACAACAGTAACGAATGGTATATTATAGCTTGGATTACCTCTGTAGTCGCCGGAATAGTTGCTACATACTGGGACATCATCTACGATTGGGGCCTTCTCAACCGGAAATCTACAAACCCTTGGCTCAGAGATAAACTCCTCCTTCCTTACAAAAGTGTTTATTTTGCTGCCATT GCCTTGAATGTGCTGCTGAGGTTTTCATGGATTCAAATGGTTTTGGACTTGAATGTATCTTTCCTGCATAGACAAAGCATGATCGCAGTTATAGCCATTCTGGAAATCATCCGGCGTGGCGTTTGGAACTTCTTCAG GTTGGAGAATGAGCACCTGAACAATATAGGCAAATACCGTGCATTTAAATCAGTACCTCTACCATTCAACTacgaagaagatgaagatgaCGATTAG